TTGCGCGTGCCCACCCAGTCGTACACCGGCGTCTGGCCGCGCCAGCTCGTGAACGAGACCCGGATGTTCCAGCCCAGGAAGCCGTACACGAAGATGCCGAGCAGGATCAGCGAGGGTGAGACGAGCAGCAGCCCCGGGCCCCAGGCCCGGAGCCGCCGCCTCGCCCTGCTACTTGTTCGCGGCATATGCCTTTGCCACCGCGTCGGCGAACTTCGCCACGTCGCTGTCCTGCACGAAGATCTGCAGCGCCGTGTCGATCTCACCCTTGAACGCGTTGTTCGCCACCACACCGTGCGCCAGCGAGCCCACGATCTTCGTCGCCGGGTTCTGCCACTCGGCGAGGGCCGTCGCCAGGTAGTCGGTGTACTTGCTCTTGTCGGCGTCGACGCGCGCCGGCACCGAACCCTTCTGCGGGTTGAACGCGTCCTGCCCCTCGATCGAGCCGCACTCCACGAGCCACTTCTCCGCCGCGCCCTTGTGCGGCGCGCCGACCGGCAGCGTGAACGAGTCGGAGAGGAAGTTGTAGACGCCCTCGCTGCCCGGCGAGGCCACCACGTCGTACCCGGTCTTGAACTTCAGCGCCTTGGCGCCCTTGAGGTAGCCGTCGGCCCAGTCGCCCATCACGTTGTAGGCGGCGGTGCCGTCCACGACCTTGTCGAGCGCCGGCTGCCAGTCGGCCGCCGCCGACTTGAGGTCCGAGAAACCCAGGATCTTCGTGTACTTGGTGAGCGTCGCGGTCACCTCGGCCGACTTCCAGTCGGTCGACCCGTTCCACAGCCCGGTGTACTTGTCGGTGCCGAGCTCGCCCAGCAGCACGTTTTCCAGCAGGTGTTCCTGCGTCCAGCCGGGCCCGATGGAGAGCGCGGTGATGTTCTTGGACTTGAGCGTGGCCGCCTGGGTGAGAAACTCGTCCCACGTCTTCGGCGGCGCGCTGATGCCCGCCTTCTGCAGCGTTGCCGGGTTGAACCACAGCAGGTTCGAGCGGTGGATGTTCACCGGCACCGAGTAGATCTTGCCGTCGACCGTGATGGCGTCGACGAGCCCTTTGG
The window above is part of the Phytohabitans houttuyneae genome. Proteins encoded here:
- a CDS encoding ABC transporter substrate-binding protein; the encoded protein is MRYSRRGAVALGLAAALIALPACSSSANDDGGSSGSSDTEVEVFSWWAGPGEKEGLEAMIADFAKKNSGIKFNNAAVAGGAGTNAKTVLATRLQAKNPPDSYQVHAGLELASDIQAGYVEDITYLYDQEGWKEKFPKGLVDAITVDGKIYSVPVNIHRSNLLWFNPATLQKAGISAPPKTWDEFLTQAATLKSKNITALSIGPGWTQEHLLENVLLGELGTDKYTGLWNGSTDWKSAEVTATLTKYTKILGFSDLKSAAADWQPALDKVVDGTAAYNVMGDWADGYLKGAKALKFKTGYDVVASPGSEGVYNFLSDSFTLPVGAPHKGAAEKWLVECGSIEGQDAFNPQKGSVPARVDADKSKYTDYLATALAEWQNPATKIVGSLAHGVVANNAFKGEIDTALQIFVQDSDVAKFADAVAKAYAANK